A single Lolium perenne isolate Kyuss_39 chromosome 6, Kyuss_2.0, whole genome shotgun sequence DNA region contains:
- the LOC127305815 gene encoding F-box/FBD/LRR-repeat protein At1g51370-like, with translation MYYEHQGPRCRCPHGAQCSGVPPYGGLAAAALNSRVRPFPMDAATEAQLRGVGVVTRGLDAKIVTLLSCVHAVLPSPPVVSSHADLSASLLTPPLDGGDRISDLPDKILRDIVSRLPVKDGARTAALSCRWRGVWRSTPLVLIDTDLLPVGSGSGLQVACADAAHQVASAVSCILHAHPGPFRCVHLIGSYLGQYPEVLAFWLQLLAAKGVQDLVLVNRPWPLDMPLPRTLFDMATLTRLYLGVFKFPDTTGIRRAVAFPYLRELGLCWVAMLRPEDMDFILARSPVLEILCIQGNMLVNHLDLVSRSLRCVQIIEGVDLNITVKYAPHLERLIIWSSFIQDDLPRLVKIGHAPALSVIGYLEPERHALEIRNTVIKAGTRASPYTMVPSVKILGLRVYFAIRDNAKMLPSFLRCFPNVETLHLESKETYQPTGKLSYKFWQEVGPIKCVQSHIKLMVFYGFRGERGELSFLKYFLESAPMLAKLVIIYNKRSFTSLTEVNSKVQPLFAAKWASQDCSLLLLESAFQEGEDKWLLNFKTGSDFSTRDPFACAAALGGCHF, from the exons ATGTACTACGAACATCAAGGGCCTCGGTGCAGGTGCCCCCATGGAGCCCAGTGTTCCGGAGTACCGCCCTACGGTGGCCTTGCGGCGGCGGCCTTGAACAGCCGCGTACGGCCATTCCCCATGGATGCAGCGACGGAGGCCCAGCTGCGGGGAGTTGGCGTGGTCACCAGAGGACTGGATGCTAAAATCGTCACCCTGCTCTCCTGCGTCCACGCCGTCCTCCCCTCTCCGCCCGTCGTCTCCAGCCACGCCGACCTCTCTGCATCCCTTCTCACCCCACCTTTGGACGGCGGCGACCGCATCAGCGACCTCCCCGACAAGATCCTCCGCGACATCGTCTCCCGCCTCCCTGTCAAGGACGGCGCGCGCACCGCCGCGCTCTCCTGCCGCTGGCGCGGCGTCTGGCGCTCCACCCCGCTCGTCCTCATCGACACTGACCTCCTCCCTGTCGGAAGCGGCTCGGGCCTGCAGGTTGCGTGCGCTGATGCAGCGCACCAGGTCGCGTCCGCCGTCTCCTGCATCCTGCACGCTCACCCGGGGCCCTTCCGCTGCGTCCACCTCATCGGTAGCTACCTGGGGCAGTACCCCGAGGTGCTCGCGTTCTGGCTGCAGCTCCTCGCCGCCAAGGGCGTCCAGGACCTTGTCCTCGTCAACCGCCCGTGGCCGCTCGACATGCCCCTCCCGCGCACCCTGTTCGACATGGCAACCCTCACCCGCCTGTATCTCGGCGTCTTTAAGTTCCCTGACACGACCGGCATCCGGCGCGCTGTGGCATTCCCCTACCTCCGCGAGCTCGGCCTTTGCTGGGTGGCCATGCTGAGGCCGGAGGATATGGATTTCATCCTTGCCAGGAGCCCTGTGCTGGAGATCCTCTGCATCCAGGGGAACATGCTTGTGAACCACCTAGATCTTGTCAGCCGCAGCCTCCGGTGTGTGCAGATCATTGAAGGCGTTGATCTGAACATAACAGTCAAGTACGCCCCACATCTTGAGCGGCTCATTATCTGGTCATCATTTATCCAAGATGACCTGCCCAGGTTGGTCAAGATTGGCCATGCCCCCGCGCTAAGCGTAATTGGCTATTTGGAACCGGAGAGGCACGCACTAGAGATCCGCAACACCGTCATCAAG GCTGGGACAAGGGCGAGTCCGTACACCATGGTCCCAAGCGTCAAGATCCTCGGCTTAAGAGTCTACTTTGCCATCCGCGACAATGCTAAGATGCTGCCCAGCTTCCTCAGATGCTTCCCCAATGTTGAGACGCTTCATCTTGAG TCCAAGGAGACTTATCAGCCCACTGGCAAGCTGAGCTACAAGTTCTGGCAGGAGGTTGGTCCCATCAAATGTGTGCAGTCACACATTAAGCTGATGGTCTTCTATGGCTTCCGAGGGGagcggggcgagctttccttcctCAAGTACTTCCTGGAGAGCGCACCGATGCTGGCAAAGCTGGTTATTATCTATAACAAGCGAAGTTTTACTTCATTGACTGAGGTGAACTCCAAAGTGCAACCTCTGTTTGCTGCAAAATGGGCCAGCCAAGACTGTTCGCTGTTGCTCTTGGAGAGTGCATTTCAAGAAGGTGAAGACAAGTGGTTGCTGAACTTCAAAACAGGATCTGATTTCTCTACAAGGGACCCGTTTGCGTGCGCTGCTGCTCTTGGTGGGTGCCATTTTTAA